From a region of the Desulfuromonas sp. KJ2020 genome:
- a CDS encoding type IV toxin-antitoxin system AbiEi family antitoxin yields the protein MTWPLTQAEERLTEDCLRNLRALPGCEVDPGSRPALQAQEGRLRLQGGWGQVSYQVMPRRQLSPLTVAVLLNQAHLQPAEEPRLLFTDYLPETLARELRQQGIEYVDAAGNMYLCQPPLLMEIGGRRRSAEKKSGGRAFQTAGLKLISLLLMEPASLRLSYRDMAQRAHVALGTIGQTLEQLESLGYLGREASGGRRLRRGEDLLQRWEFGYSEKLRPRLLLRRCRLQTGVAIDDLPDLLRQNGLQEQVLIGGELGAAHLLGGYRPQRAALHLSGDALRLLMQLRLIPDPDGPVDLLQLYSHDLAWQEWQPEGISLIHPLLIHAELMAAAEDRAPLAERIWRDFLQEKLAGSAPGGYSQ from the coding sequence ATGACCTGGCCCCTGACCCAAGCTGAAGAACGGTTGACGGAAGATTGCCTGCGAAACCTACGCGCTCTGCCGGGATGCGAAGTGGACCCGGGATCCAGGCCGGCATTGCAGGCCCAGGAGGGCCGCCTGCGGCTTCAAGGCGGCTGGGGCCAAGTCAGCTATCAGGTCATGCCAAGGAGGCAGCTCTCGCCTTTAACCGTCGCTGTTCTTCTCAACCAGGCACACCTTCAGCCCGCCGAGGAGCCGAGGCTGCTGTTTACCGACTATCTACCGGAAACCCTGGCTCGCGAACTGCGCCAACAGGGGATCGAATATGTCGATGCGGCCGGCAACATGTACCTGTGTCAGCCGCCACTGCTTATGGAAATTGGCGGCCGCCGCCGGTCCGCCGAAAAGAAAAGCGGCGGCCGAGCCTTTCAAACCGCCGGCCTCAAGCTGATTTCCCTTCTGTTGATGGAGCCGGCTAGCCTGCGCCTGTCCTATCGGGACATGGCCCAGCGGGCCCATGTCGCTTTGGGGACGATTGGGCAGACGCTGGAACAGCTCGAATCGCTGGGGTACCTCGGCCGGGAGGCCAGTGGCGGCAGACGGTTGCGGCGAGGCGAGGATCTGTTGCAGCGCTGGGAATTCGGCTACAGCGAAAAGCTGCGCCCCCGGCTGCTGCTGCGTCGTTGCCGCCTGCAGACAGGGGTAGCGATCGACGATCTTCCCGATCTGCTGCGGCAAAACGGTTTGCAGGAGCAGGTGCTCATCGGCGGCGAGCTGGGTGCTGCCCATCTGCTGGGTGGCTACCGCCCCCAGCGCGCCGCCTTGCATCTGTCCGGCGATGCCCTGCGCCTTCTCATGCAGCTGCGCCTCATTCCCGATCCCGACGGACCCGTGGATCTGCTGCAATTGTACAGCCACGATCTGGCCTGGCAGGAATGGCAGCCCGAAGGGATTTCGCTGATCCATCCTTTGCTGATTCACGCCGAATTGATGGCGGCGGCAGAGGATAGGGCCCCTCTGGCGGAAAGGATCTGGCGGGATTTTCTGCAGGAAAAATTGGCGGGCAGTGCGCCCGGCGGGTACAGTCAGTGA
- a CDS encoding LemA family protein has translation MKTRFSLIAMIMLSLTLLSGCGYNEIQRNEEMVFAAWADVEATYQRRADLIPNLVETVKAYASHERETLQSVTEARARVGQVNLSGQDLSNPVALASFQSAQGELSGALSRLLVVAERYPDLKASQNFSDLQHQLEGTENRINVARQRYNEAVQVFNSSIRTFPNNLTNKFMLKLERKEPFKAEAGAATAPKVNF, from the coding sequence ATGAAGACGCGTTTCTCCCTCATCGCCATGATCATGCTTTCCCTGACTCTGCTTTCAGGGTGCGGCTACAATGAAATCCAGCGTAATGAAGAAATGGTCTTTGCCGCCTGGGCCGACGTGGAGGCTACCTATCAGCGTCGCGCCGACCTCATCCCGAACCTGGTGGAGACGGTTAAGGCCTACGCCAGTCATGAGCGGGAGACCCTGCAATCCGTCACCGAAGCGCGGGCCCGTGTGGGGCAGGTCAACCTGAGTGGTCAGGATCTGTCCAACCCCGTCGCGCTTGCAAGCTTTCAGTCGGCCCAGGGAGAACTTTCCGGCGCCCTCTCCCGCCTGCTGGTGGTGGCTGAACGCTATCCCGACCTGAAGGCCAGCCAGAATTTCAGCGACCTTCAGCACCAGCTCGAAGGCACCGAGAACCGCATCAACGTCGCCCGCCAGCGCTACAACGAAGCGGTGCAGGTCTTCAACAGCTCGATCCGCACCTTCCCCAACAATCTGACCAACAAATTCATGCTGAAGCTCGAACGCAAGGAACCCTTCAAGGCGGAGGCCGGCGCGGCCACGGCCCCCAAGGTCAACTTCTAG
- a CDS encoding YgcG family protein, producing the protein MLLRRFFLALTLVILLPLTASALDVPPLRGHVNDLAGLLSAEMALKIERFLTDFEASDSTQIVLLTVASLEGEPLEVAALKVAETWGLGQKGKDNGALLLVSRDDRKIRIEVGYGLEGRLTDLLAGRIIDQEITPRFRRGDYDGGIAAGLVAMAEAVRGEYTGSGSSRQQKERHPLGLLALLLFLGPGLLFLTGGRSHRGSRRGGLWIGGPPFSGGGFGGGGGFGGGGGGFGGGGASGGW; encoded by the coding sequence ATGCTCCTGAGACGCTTTTTTCTCGCCCTGACGCTTGTCATTCTGCTGCCCCTGACAGCCAGCGCCCTCGACGTGCCTCCCCTGCGGGGGCATGTCAACGACCTGGCCGGCCTCCTCTCGGCCGAGATGGCGCTGAAAATCGAGCGTTTTCTGACCGATTTCGAAGCCAGTGACTCGACGCAGATTGTCCTGCTCACCGTCGCCTCCCTGGAGGGGGAACCACTGGAAGTCGCGGCTCTGAAGGTGGCGGAGACCTGGGGACTCGGGCAAAAGGGTAAGGACAACGGCGCCCTGCTCCTGGTTTCGCGGGACGACCGCAAGATTCGCATCGAAGTCGGCTACGGGCTGGAGGGGAGACTCACCGACCTGCTGGCCGGCCGCATTATCGATCAGGAGATCACCCCTCGCTTCCGGCGAGGAGATTATGATGGCGGCATCGCCGCCGGCCTGGTCGCCATGGCCGAAGCGGTGCGGGGTGAGTACACGGGATCGGGGTCATCCCGTCAGCAGAAGGAGCGCCACCCTCTCGGCCTGCTGGCACTGCTGCTCTTTCTGGGACCGGGATTGCTCTTCCTGACGGGTGGACGCAGCCACCGTGGCAGTCGTCGAGGCGGTCTATGGATCGGCGGACCACCCTTCAGCGGTGGCGGCTTTGGCGGCGGTGGGGGTTTCGGCGGCGGCGGGGGCGGATTCGGGGGCGGCGGCGCTTCCGGCGGCTGGTAA
- a CDS encoding TPM domain-containing protein: MAKVTAQTFFSEDERQRLKAAVFEAEKRTSGEIVPMVIDASYDYPRAEILGAVLLSLATGVTASWAFGGSSVWVFLPIFALAYFPFKLFIRHTPTLKRCLIHPAEIRGEVEEKALVSFLEQGLHHTRDHTGILILLSLFERRVYVLADRGINARVPLHVWEEIVETVTEGIHQGLACDALCEAITRCAELLEEHFPRRADDRDELPNLILG, translated from the coding sequence ATGGCGAAAGTCACAGCGCAGACATTTTTCAGCGAAGACGAACGGCAACGCCTCAAAGCCGCCGTCTTCGAAGCCGAGAAACGCACCAGCGGCGAGATCGTTCCCATGGTGATCGACGCCAGCTACGACTACCCCCGGGCCGAGATTCTCGGCGCCGTCCTACTGTCGCTGGCCACGGGCGTGACGGCAAGCTGGGCCTTCGGCGGCTCCTCCGTCTGGGTTTTTCTGCCGATCTTCGCCCTCGCCTACTTTCCCTTTAAACTCTTCATCCGCCACACCCCCACGCTCAAACGCTGCCTTATTCATCCCGCCGAGATCCGCGGGGAAGTGGAGGAAAAAGCCCTCGTCAGCTTTCTTGAGCAGGGCCTGCACCACACCCGCGATCACACCGGCATCCTCATTCTGCTCTCCCTGTTTGAACGACGGGTCTATGTGCTGGCTGACCGTGGCATCAACGCCCGCGTTCCTCTGCACGTCTGGGAGGAGATCGTCGAAACGGTGACCGAAGGCATTCACCAGGGGCTGGCGTGCGACGCTCTCTGCGAGGCCATCACCCGCTGCGCCGAGCTGCTGGAAGAACATTTCCCCCGCCGGGCGGATGACCGCGACGAACTGCCCAACCTGATTCTCGGCTAA
- a CDS encoding nucleotidyltransferase, translated as MRAVGLITEYNPFHNGHLHHLRQSLALAGVEVAVAVMSGHFLQRGEPALVDKWVRAQMALRAGIDLVLELPFPWACNSAPVFAQGAVQALNALGGVDSLCFGSEAGDMQALQECARWLEANEEVVARRTGTLLRQGHNYPTARAQLAQELAPDASFGQLLASPNNILGLEYLRALRRTASTLRPLTISRLGAGYHDEEAVGDVASATGIRRMLAAGEDITPFIPSSALLPLQQALAEGRCLDETHLHRLLLSRLFRGAQTLKGIYQVEAGIEPRLLEAAECSDSYSALVDAIKSRHLTRTRVQRLLAYVLNEVQTDNMAAFLARGPLYLHVLAFSAKGRAFLAASRKKRTLPLVQNYSRIQSILKRTYGAESETLRLAQRLLELEVRAGRNTTLLQRQWPGGPRSSDYYREVITEK; from the coding sequence ATGCGCGCCGTCGGCCTGATCACCGAATACAATCCCTTTCACAACGGACACCTCCACCACCTGCGTCAGAGCCTGGCCCTTGCCGGGGTCGAAGTCGCCGTAGCGGTCATGAGCGGGCATTTCCTGCAGCGCGGCGAACCGGCGCTGGTCGATAAATGGGTGCGGGCCCAGATGGCCCTGCGAGCCGGCATCGACCTGGTCCTGGAGCTGCCCTTCCCCTGGGCCTGCAATAGCGCCCCGGTTTTCGCCCAGGGCGCCGTTCAAGCTCTGAATGCCCTCGGGGGGGTCGACTCCCTTTGCTTTGGCAGCGAAGCGGGGGATATGCAGGCACTGCAGGAGTGCGCCCGCTGGCTGGAGGCGAACGAAGAGGTTGTGGCCCGCCGAACCGGTACCCTGTTGCGGCAGGGTCACAATTACCCGACAGCCCGCGCGCAACTGGCGCAGGAGCTGGCGCCGGACGCCTCTTTTGGGCAGTTGCTCGCCTCGCCCAACAACATCCTTGGTCTCGAGTATCTCCGGGCCCTGCGCCGAACCGCCAGTACGCTGCGCCCCTTGACCATTTCCCGTCTCGGTGCCGGCTATCATGACGAGGAGGCCGTGGGGGATGTGGCGAGCGCCACGGGCATTCGCCGCATGCTCGCCGCCGGAGAGGACATCACCCCCTTCATCCCTTCTTCCGCTTTACTCCCTTTGCAACAGGCCCTGGCCGAAGGGCGCTGTCTGGATGAGACGCATCTGCATCGCCTGCTGCTCAGTCGCCTCTTCAGGGGGGCACAGACGCTCAAGGGCATCTACCAGGTCGAAGCCGGTATCGAACCACGCCTGCTCGAGGCGGCCGAGTGCAGCGACTCCTATTCGGCCCTGGTGGATGCCATCAAGTCACGGCATCTGACTCGCACCCGTGTCCAGCGCCTGCTCGCCTATGTGCTCAACGAGGTGCAGACCGATAACATGGCCGCCTTTCTGGCGAGGGGGCCGCTCTATCTGCATGTTCTCGCCTTCTCGGCCAAGGGGCGCGCCTTTCTGGCCGCCAGCCGAAAAAAACGGACCTTGCCCCTGGTACAGAATTACTCACGGATACAGTCGATTCTCAAACGGACCTACGGGGCAGAGAGCGAGACCCTGCGGCTGGCGCAGCGCCTGCTGGAACTGGAGGTGCGCGCCGGTCGCAACACCACCCTGCTGCAGCGGCAGTGGCCCGGCGGGCCCCGCAGTAGCGATTATTATCGGGAGGTCATTACAGAAAAATAA
- the sfsA gene encoding DNA/RNA nuclease SfsA, with product MRLPQPLLEGRLLRRYQRFLTDVELADGRVVTAHTPNTGSMKQCAVPGHRVLLSTSDNPKRKLLYTLELIEVNGHWVDTHTHRTNRVVEEGLRQGAIAPLAGYQVRAEYPFGASRLDFMLENEREKVLVEVKNVTLCCAATVACFPDAVTTRGQKHLRELMAARQQGYRTVIFFLVQRGEAEAFTPADAIDPDYGRLLRQAAACGVEVMAYRSLVTPTENRVGPPLSVLLG from the coding sequence ATGAGACTGCCCCAGCCCCTCCTGGAGGGGCGCCTGCTGCGGCGCTATCAGCGCTTCCTTACCGATGTCGAGCTGGCCGACGGCCGCGTGGTGACGGCCCACACTCCCAATACCGGCAGCATGAAGCAGTGCGCCGTGCCGGGACACCGCGTGTTGCTCTCCACCTCGGACAACCCGAAGCGAAAACTCCTCTATACCCTGGAGCTGATCGAAGTCAACGGCCACTGGGTCGATACCCACACCCACCGCACCAACCGGGTGGTCGAGGAAGGCCTGCGCCAGGGAGCCATTGCTCCGCTGGCGGGCTACCAGGTGCGGGCGGAGTACCCTTTCGGCGCCAGCCGCCTCGATTTTATGCTGGAAAATGAGCGGGAGAAAGTGCTGGTGGAGGTTAAAAATGTGACTCTCTGCTGCGCGGCCACCGTCGCCTGCTTTCCCGATGCCGTGACGACGCGGGGGCAGAAACACCTGCGTGAACTGATGGCGGCCCGCCAGCAGGGCTATCGTACGGTCATTTTCTTCCTCGTCCAGCGCGGTGAGGCTGAGGCCTTTACGCCGGCCGACGCCATCGATCCCGATTACGGCCGTCTGCTGCGGCAGGCCGCCGCCTGCGGCGTCGAAGTCATGGCCTACCGCAGCCTGGTGACGCCCACGGAAAACCGGGTCGGCCCGCCTCTTTCCGTCCTCCTCGGGTAA
- the serB gene encoding phosphoserine phosphatase SerB produces MDRKMVLVTMTGPDKPGIVAAVTGNIAAAGARIRDIEQTVTHTLLSFSVLIDFPTGESDQKPLIKDLLFLAKELGLDLDFQVLSESEYRRKTTKHAYVVTILGGEVSATSLARVSRILADNRVNIERISKLTQGQLRCVEFLITTPPELDVKAMTRKLLRVGASLGVDIAMQKESLYRRAKRLVVMDMDSTLIQIEVIDELARLAGVGEQVADITLRAMNGELDFQGALRERVALLQGLSVDALEEVYRHIPFTPGAKNLVRILKRLGFRTAVISGGFKFFTDRLKTELGLDYAYANDLEIADGKVTGAVKGEIVDGARKAQLLEEIACQEGITLDQVVAIGDGANDLPMLGKAGLGIAFNAKARVREQADYHINQQSLDSILYLLGFSEREMAEIDQ; encoded by the coding sequence ATGGATCGTAAGATGGTTCTTGTTACCATGACCGGGCCGGACAAGCCGGGTATCGTCGCCGCCGTGACCGGCAATATCGCCGCCGCTGGAGCGCGCATCCGCGACATCGAGCAGACGGTGACCCATACGCTGCTTTCCTTTTCGGTGCTCATCGATTTTCCCACGGGTGAGAGCGACCAGAAACCCCTGATCAAGGATCTCCTTTTCCTGGCCAAGGAGCTTGGGCTGGATCTCGATTTTCAGGTACTGTCCGAATCGGAGTACCGGCGCAAAACGACCAAGCACGCCTATGTGGTGACCATTCTGGGCGGCGAGGTGAGCGCTACCTCGCTGGCGCGGGTGTCACGCATCCTGGCCGACAACCGGGTCAACATCGAGCGTATCTCCAAACTGACGCAGGGACAGCTGCGCTGCGTCGAGTTTCTCATCACCACGCCGCCGGAACTGGATGTCAAGGCCATGACCCGCAAGCTGCTGCGTGTCGGCGCCAGCCTCGGCGTCGACATCGCCATGCAGAAGGAGAGCCTCTACCGCCGCGCCAAGCGCCTGGTGGTGATGGACATGGATTCCACCCTCATCCAGATCGAGGTCATCGACGAACTGGCCCGCCTGGCCGGGGTCGGGGAGCAGGTGGCGGATATCACCCTGCGGGCGATGAACGGCGAACTCGACTTTCAGGGGGCGCTGCGGGAGCGGGTGGCTCTGCTGCAGGGGCTGTCGGTCGACGCTCTTGAGGAGGTTTACCGCCATATCCCCTTCACGCCCGGGGCCAAGAACCTGGTGCGCATTCTCAAGCGGCTCGGCTTTCGCACGGCAGTCATCTCGGGGGGCTTCAAGTTTTTCACCGATCGCCTCAAGACTGAACTGGGCCTGGACTACGCCTACGCCAACGACCTGGAGATCGCTGACGGCAAGGTGACCGGTGCGGTCAAGGGGGAGATCGTCGACGGGGCCCGCAAGGCCCAGTTGCTGGAGGAGATAGCCTGTCAGGAAGGGATCACCCTCGACCAGGTGGTGGCCATCGGCGACGGCGCCAACGATCTGCCGATGCTGGGCAAAGCCGGGCTGGGTATTGCTTTCAATGCCAAGGCCCGGGTGCGGGAGCAGGCCGATTATCATATCAACCAGCAGAGTCTCGACTCCATCCTCTATCTGCTCGGCTTCTCCGAGCGGGAGATGGCCGAGATCGACCAATGA
- a CDS encoding ABC transporter substrate-binding protein gives MKRVLGIFSLLVLLASPALAAEPITIGAFFDLSGRASFIGTPTKLVAEMVVDKINQEGGINGRPLALEIGDTEANPAKAANIAKKFIYKDKVAAIIGPTLTDTGMNVKKIAHDGRVPIVMTVGGDPVIMGGDKFGPFDWVFKSPQRSRTAVERLLIYLQEKGLTRVALLIASDGFGKDGAGWMHQLAPQYGVEILLEESFGPRDTDMTAQLTRAKNAKPQAIICWTTGPAGAIVAKNKAQLGIELPLFQCHGLPDPKYIELAGAAAEGDRMPATKLMVVDELDDSDPQKAVIQEFIHLYREKGYDKQFPINTHSGYAWDAIMILANAMKKVGTEPAALRKAIEETTGYVGVSGIYHMTAEDHNGLGVDSMVMVEVREGRFVLAR, from the coding sequence ATGAAACGCGTGTTGGGCATTTTCAGTCTGCTGGTGCTGCTGGCCAGTCCGGCGCTGGCCGCAGAGCCGATCACCATCGGCGCTTTCTTCGATCTGTCCGGGCGGGCATCCTTTATCGGTACCCCGACCAAGCTGGTGGCTGAAATGGTCGTCGACAAGATCAATCAGGAGGGGGGCATCAACGGCCGCCCCCTGGCGCTGGAGATCGGCGACACGGAAGCCAATCCCGCCAAGGCGGCCAATATCGCCAAAAAGTTCATCTACAAGGACAAGGTAGCGGCGATTATCGGTCCCACCCTCACCGATACGGGCATGAACGTCAAAAAGATTGCCCATGACGGCCGCGTGCCCATCGTCATGACGGTCGGCGGCGATCCGGTCATCATGGGGGGCGACAAGTTCGGCCCCTTTGACTGGGTCTTCAAGTCACCGCAGCGCTCCCGGACCGCCGTCGAACGGCTGCTGATCTATCTGCAGGAAAAGGGCCTGACCCGCGTGGCCCTGCTGATCGCCTCCGATGGCTTCGGCAAGGACGGCGCCGGCTGGATGCACCAGCTCGCTCCCCAGTACGGCGTTGAAATCCTGCTGGAAGAGTCCTTCGGCCCCCGCGACACCGATATGACCGCCCAACTGACCCGGGCCAAGAACGCCAAGCCCCAGGCCATTATTTGCTGGACCACCGGCCCCGCCGGCGCCATCGTCGCCAAGAACAAGGCGCAACTCGGCATCGAGCTGCCCCTCTTCCAGTGCCACGGCCTGCCCGACCCCAAGTACATCGAGCTGGCTGGGGCCGCCGCCGAGGGGGACCGCATGCCGGCCACCAAGCTCATGGTGGTGGATGAGCTCGATGACAGCGATCCGCAGAAAGCGGTTATCCAGGAATTCATCCATCTCTACCGGGAGAAGGGCTACGACAAGCAGTTCCCTATCAACACCCATTCGGGCTACGCCTGGGATGCCATCATGATCCTGGCCAATGCCATGAAAAAGGTCGGCACCGAGCCGGCCGCCCTGCGCAAAGCCATTGAAGAGACCACCGGCTATGTCGGTGTCTCGGGGATCTACCATATGACCGCCGAGGATCATAACGGCCTGGGTGTCGATTCCATGGTGATGGTCGAGGTCAGAGAGGGGCGCTTCGTTCTGGCCCGTTAG
- a CDS encoding ATP-binding cassette domain-containing protein produces the protein MLTVTNLTAHYGAAQALFGVSFEVAAGETVALVGANGAGKSTLLKCLMGLVKPTAGSILLDGRDLTGSAPARMVGQGLALSPEGREVFAHLSVHENLQLGALALRLARKEESARLEEIYERFPKLRQRQTQLAGTLSGGEQQMLAMGRALMAKPRLLLLDEPSLGLAPLITDEIFAIIHQLGRAGTTILLVEQNAARALSASDSAYLLANGRIVEQGESSRLLNDPALRSAFLGAASQDNPAASRLGAAGLTNIRLEKPAMHQKNFMPAFENEAQLKDHQLKGLQWTVRHAYEGSSFYRQRLDEAGVSPDSIRSLDDVRRLPFTTADDLRDGYPFPLRAVPFEQIVRVHASSGTTGKRKVLCYTQKDLDDWTDFFARAYQMAGVTPLDRVQIAVGYGVWTAGMGFQLGCEKIGALAVPVGPGNIDLQIQFLIDFQSTVFCSTASMALLMAEEIHKRGVADKIAVRKIIYGSERSSRSMRQKISELFGGAELFDITGLTELYGPGTGIECSEHDCIHYWGDYYLLEIVDPDTLQPLPDGEWGEMVLTSLCKEAAPLIRYRTRDITRIIPGACTCGSVLPRHSRIKGRSDDTIKFRGVNIYPSSIDTILSAVPGLGSEYQIHLTREEASGRDSMRLLIERAQGVGAERSAELIHEAIHQIKKQLMVSADLELVDYGSLPRSEGKSKRVFDTRIQDEIV, from the coding sequence ATGCTGACAGTCACCAATCTCACCGCTCATTACGGGGCCGCCCAGGCCCTCTTCGGCGTCAGCTTCGAGGTGGCCGCCGGCGAGACGGTAGCCCTGGTCGGGGCCAACGGCGCCGGCAAGAGCACCCTGCTCAAGTGTCTGATGGGACTGGTCAAACCGACGGCCGGGAGCATCCTTCTCGATGGTCGCGATCTCACCGGCAGCGCGCCGGCCCGCATGGTCGGTCAGGGCCTCGCCCTCTCGCCGGAAGGGCGGGAGGTATTCGCCCACCTGTCGGTGCACGAGAATCTGCAGCTCGGCGCCCTGGCTCTGCGACTGGCCAGGAAGGAGGAGTCGGCGCGCCTGGAGGAAATCTATGAGCGCTTCCCCAAACTCCGGCAGCGGCAGACACAACTGGCCGGCACTCTCTCCGGCGGCGAGCAGCAGATGCTCGCCATGGGACGGGCTCTTATGGCCAAACCGCGCCTGCTGCTGCTCGACGAGCCAAGCCTGGGCCTGGCCCCTCTCATCACCGACGAGATCTTCGCCATCATTCATCAGCTCGGCCGGGCTGGCACCACCATTCTGCTGGTGGAACAGAACGCCGCCCGCGCCCTTTCCGCCTCCGACAGTGCCTATCTGCTGGCCAATGGCCGCATCGTCGAACAGGGGGAAAGCTCCCGTCTTCTTAACGATCCGGCGCTCCGTTCGGCCTTTTTGGGCGCCGCCAGTCAGGACAACCCCGCCGCCAGTCGTCTCGGCGCTGCCGGGTTGACCAATATCCGCCTGGAGAAACCCGCTATGCACCAGAAGAATTTCATGCCCGCCTTTGAAAACGAAGCCCAGCTCAAGGACCACCAGCTCAAAGGGCTGCAGTGGACCGTGCGCCACGCCTACGAAGGTTCGAGCTTTTACCGCCAGCGACTCGATGAGGCCGGTGTCAGCCCCGACAGCATCCGCAGCCTGGACGATGTACGCCGCCTCCCTTTCACGACCGCCGACGATCTGCGCGACGGCTACCCCTTTCCCCTGCGCGCTGTCCCCTTTGAGCAGATTGTGCGCGTGCATGCCAGTTCGGGTACCACGGGTAAGCGCAAGGTGCTCTGTTATACGCAGAAGGATCTCGACGACTGGACCGACTTCTTTGCCCGCGCCTACCAGATGGCCGGCGTCACCCCCCTCGATCGCGTGCAGATTGCCGTCGGCTACGGGGTGTGGACGGCCGGCATGGGCTTTCAGCTCGGCTGCGAAAAGATCGGCGCCCTCGCCGTGCCCGTCGGGCCGGGCAATATCGATCTGCAGATCCAGTTTCTTATTGATTTCCAGTCCACCGTCTTCTGCTCCACCGCCTCCATGGCCCTGCTGATGGCCGAAGAGATTCACAAGCGGGGGGTGGCCGACAAGATCGCCGTACGGAAGATCATCTACGGTTCCGAGCGCTCCAGCCGCTCCATGCGTCAGAAAATCTCCGAACTCTTCGGTGGAGCCGAACTCTTTGATATTACTGGGCTCACCGAACTCTACGGCCCCGGTACCGGCATCGAGTGCAGCGAGCACGACTGCATCCACTACTGGGGGGATTACTACCTGCTGGAGATCGTCGATCCCGACACCCTGCAGCCCCTCCCTGACGGCGAGTGGGGAGAGATGGTCCTCACCAGCCTGTGCAAGGAGGCGGCCCCCCTCATCCGCTACCGCACCCGCGATATCACCCGCATTATTCCCGGTGCTTGCACCTGCGGCTCGGTGCTCCCCCGTCATTCCCGCATCAAGGGGCGCAGCGACGACACCATCAAGTTTCGCGGCGTCAACATCTATCCGTCGAGCATCGACACCATCCTCTCCGCCGTGCCCGGGCTCGGCTCCGAATATCAGATACATCTGACCCGCGAGGAGGCTTCCGGGCGGGACAGCATGCGCCTGCTTATCGAGCGCGCCCAGGGGGTCGGCGCCGAGCGCAGCGCTGAACTCATCCACGAGGCCATCCACCAGATCAAAAAACAGCTCATGGTCTCCGCTGACCTGGAGCTGGTCGATTACGGCAGCCTGCCCCGCTCTGAGGGCAAAAGCAAACGCGTCTTTGATACGCGGATTCAGGATGAAATCGTCTGA
- a CDS encoding ABC transporter ATP-binding protein, with the protein MLQLEGVSKRFGGLPALDGVSFRVRAGQVTALIGPNGAGKSTLINVITGVLPPSSGAIAFGGRPIAGLPAHEVARLGIARTFQNLKIFPRLSVLDNVLCGLTCEAGRSLVMAMLRLPYLRHRERRLRLRALEALDRFALADKAHWPAGVLAYGDKKRVELARASVSEPQLLLLDEPVAGLNADETAAVAEQLRRLRVSGHTLLLVEHDMDLVMGVADQVVVLDSGRCIAQGTPAEIRRNPLVLEAYLGRMEATA; encoded by the coding sequence ATGCTGCAGCTTGAGGGGGTGAGCAAACGCTTCGGGGGGTTGCCGGCTCTTGACGGGGTCTCCTTCCGGGTCAGGGCTGGACAGGTGACGGCCCTGATCGGACCTAATGGGGCCGGCAAGAGCACCCTGATCAACGTCATCACCGGCGTGCTGCCGCCGAGCAGTGGCGCCATTGCCTTTGGCGGTCGGCCTATCGCCGGACTGCCGGCCCACGAGGTGGCCCGCCTCGGCATCGCCCGCACCTTTCAGAACCTGAAGATCTTTCCCCGGCTCTCCGTGCTCGACAATGTCCTGTGCGGTCTGACCTGCGAAGCCGGGCGTTCCCTCGTCATGGCCATGCTGCGTCTGCCCTATCTGCGTCACCGCGAACGGCGCCTGCGTCTGCGGGCCCTGGAGGCTCTCGACCGCTTCGCCCTGGCTGACAAGGCGCATTGGCCCGCCGGGGTCCTCGCCTACGGCGACAAGAAGCGGGTGGAGCTGGCACGGGCCAGCGTCAGCGAACCGCAACTGCTGCTGCTGGACGAACCGGTGGCCGGTCTCAATGCCGACGAGACGGCTGCCGTCGCCGAGCAGTTGCGTCGCCTGCGCGTTTCTGGCCATACCTTGCTGCTGGTGGAGCATGACATGGACCTGGTGATGGGCGTGGCCGACCAGGTGGTGGTGCTCGACAGCGGCAGGTGCATCGCCCAGGGGACACCGGCGGAGATCCGCCGCAATCCCCTTGTTCTCGAAGCCTATCTGGGGCGCATGGAGGCGACCGCCTGA